One stretch of Paenibacillus sp. AN1007 DNA includes these proteins:
- a CDS encoding carbohydrate ABC transporter permease: protein MKRFSGKQSLGDSIFSITNGIFMLLVMVVTLYPFLNTIAVSFNNGLDTIRGGIYLWPREWTLQNYVSVFQNPHLTQAAFISVARTVIGTVVQLFCTAMLAYVLSRKEYMFNKLVTTLFVITMYFSGGLIPGYMLIKQVGLLNSFWVYIIPGLIGVFNMIVIRTYIQGLSEGLIESAKMDGAGDFRIFMRIVLPLSKPVLATVALFIAVGQWNSWFDSMLYTAGNRNLTTLQYELMKLLSSATSQGGTVNVDQYKNVTNMVTPVSIRAAITIVTAMPIVILYPFLQKYFVTGLTIGGVKE, encoded by the coding sequence GTGAAACGATTTAGCGGAAAACAAAGCTTGGGTGACTCTATTTTTTCGATCACTAACGGCATATTTATGTTGCTTGTTATGGTTGTTACGTTATATCCTTTTTTAAACACCATTGCCGTATCTTTCAACAACGGTCTTGATACGATTCGCGGGGGAATCTATCTCTGGCCAAGAGAATGGACGCTGCAAAACTATGTTTCGGTGTTCCAAAATCCCCATCTGACGCAAGCCGCATTTATTTCGGTAGCCAGAACGGTCATCGGAACTGTGGTACAGCTCTTCTGTACAGCTATGCTGGCTTACGTGCTGAGCCGTAAGGAATATATGTTTAACAAACTTGTGACTACCCTTTTTGTCATAACGATGTATTTCAGCGGCGGGTTGATTCCCGGGTATATGCTGATCAAACAAGTGGGACTGCTGAACAGCTTCTGGGTGTATATTATTCCCGGTCTGATCGGGGTTTTCAACATGATCGTCATCCGTACCTACATTCAGGGATTATCCGAGGGATTGATTGAATCCGCGAAGATGGACGGAGCGGGCGATTTCCGCATCTTCATGCGTATTGTGCTTCCGCTGTCCAAGCCGGTACTGGCGACAGTCGCGCTGTTTATTGCGGTCGGTCAGTGGAACTCCTGGTTTGACTCCATGCTCTATACGGCAGGCAACCGCAATTTGACCACCCTGCAGTATGAACTGATGAAGCTGTTATCCTCAGCAACGTCACAAGGGGGAACCGTCAATGTGGATCAATATAAAAATGTGACTAATATGGTCACCCCCGTATCCATTCGGGCTGCCATCACCATCGTGACCGCGATGCCCATCGTTATACTGTATCCATTCTTGCAAAAATACTTTGTCACTGGACTCACCATTGGAGGGGTAAAAGAATGA
- a CDS encoding ABC transporter permease subunit, whose amino-acid sequence MAKKELQPSVNTSHIPSGKSWIGYNLSRMKSQRQLMWMSFPFIAFIAIFAYGPLWGWLMAFQNYRPGIGFMEQDWVGLDHFRTLFTDPTFLRVIRNTLAMSLISLFLGFAGSIGLALLLNELRMVLFKRVVQTVSYLPHFLSWIIVTGIVANVLSTENGIVNVLMTKLGLIDAPINFFAEPKYFWGIVGLSSMWKEIGWGTIIYLASMASINPSLYEAASIDGAGRFRKMWNVTLPSIKPTIIILLIINVGNVLNAGFEIQYLLGNGLVQDVSETIDIFVLKYGINLGNYSLATAAGIFKSVVSLILIFIANGIAKSLGEERLI is encoded by the coding sequence ATGGCCAAAAAGGAGCTGCAGCCTTCAGTCAATACCAGCCATATTCCTTCAGGGAAAAGCTGGATCGGATATAACTTGTCCAGAATGAAAAGTCAGCGTCAATTGATGTGGATGTCATTCCCCTTCATTGCGTTTATTGCTATTTTTGCCTATGGCCCTTTATGGGGATGGCTGATGGCATTTCAGAACTACAGACCAGGCATTGGTTTCATGGAACAGGATTGGGTGGGGCTTGATCATTTTCGAACGCTATTTACGGACCCTACCTTTTTACGCGTCATTCGCAATACACTCGCAATGAGTCTCATTAGTCTGTTTCTGGGATTTGCCGGGTCGATTGGTCTGGCACTCCTGCTCAACGAACTGCGGATGGTTTTATTTAAACGTGTGGTGCAGACCGTTTCCTATCTTCCACACTTTTTGTCGTGGATCATCGTGACGGGTATCGTTGCGAATGTACTATCAACGGAAAACGGGATTGTGAATGTACTGATGACCAAGCTGGGCCTGATCGATGCACCGATCAATTTTTTCGCCGAACCCAAATATTTCTGGGGCATCGTGGGGCTGTCCAGCATGTGGAAGGAGATCGGATGGGGCACCATTATATATCTGGCTTCTATGGCTTCCATTAATCCGAGCTTATACGAGGCAGCATCTATCGATGGGGCTGGTCGATTCCGTAAAATGTGGAATGTCACACTTCCGAGCATCAAACCAACCATTATTATCCTGCTGATTATCAACGTGGGTAACGTACTGAATGCAGGCTTTGAGATTCAATATTTGCTGGGGAACGGACTGGTGCAGGATGTATCCGAGACGATCGATATTTTTGTCTTGAAATACGGGATTAATCTGGGGAACTACTCACTTGCTACCGCAGCAGGGATCTTCAAAAGTGTAGTCAGTTTAATACTCATCTTTATCGCCAACGGGATTGCCAAGTCTCTTGGTGAAGAGCGGTTGATATGA
- a CDS encoding extracellular solute-binding protein, translating into MMKKDVRKRFRQFVLLTLMLTVVLAGCSPGSSKTEEKTADGKDLKQFSAFFAVPGKLAPDDNRVLKAIEEKTGVRVTMDWLTGQTAKERIGVMIAGGEYPDFIDGSDGTQQLVSAGALVPLEDYIDKYPNIKNYLGDNWKKMKNSTDGHIYFIPQFGNLQGESMKVSHDGEAFWIQKAVLEWANYPTIKTLDQYFDLIEKYKAANPTINGQPTIGFEIISYDWRYFALENPPLFLAGYPNEGAAIIDKATLTAKNYNTIPEAKAYFKKINEVYNKGLVDNETFTANYDQYISKISTGRVLGMVDQGWQFLDAEASLVKQKLYERTYVPLSITLSEDVKGRYQHKPILNVNGGLAITKSCKDVEGALQYINDLLDPEIEVLRTWGQKDVDYQVDDKGVFSRNEEQRANAKDPDWVLANTGSPLVYFPHHEGMTADGKNALDPKEQPEEYLATLNDIDKKVLKAYGYTKFTDFLEPAEENEPWFPIYTYNFEPNKPETIARQKMDDVKRKWLPKVIMTSPAEFDKTWEEYQSTLKESADIKAYEDALTEEVRRRVELWG; encoded by the coding sequence ATGATGAAAAAGGATGTCAGAAAAAGATTCAGGCAGTTCGTATTACTGACTTTGATGCTTACGGTAGTGCTCGCCGGGTGTTCGCCGGGTTCATCCAAGACAGAAGAAAAGACAGCAGACGGCAAAGACTTGAAGCAGTTTTCCGCATTTTTTGCTGTACCTGGCAAGCTTGCGCCTGACGACAACCGTGTTTTAAAGGCGATTGAAGAAAAGACCGGAGTGCGGGTCACGATGGACTGGCTCACGGGTCAGACCGCCAAAGAACGGATTGGTGTCATGATTGCAGGCGGGGAATATCCGGACTTTATTGATGGCAGTGATGGTACACAGCAGCTGGTATCTGCCGGCGCCCTTGTACCGCTTGAGGACTATATCGACAAATATCCAAATATCAAAAACTATCTGGGTGACAATTGGAAGAAGATGAAAAATTCAACGGATGGTCACATCTACTTTATTCCTCAGTTTGGAAATTTACAGGGTGAGTCCATGAAGGTATCCCATGATGGAGAAGCATTCTGGATTCAGAAAGCGGTGCTGGAGTGGGCCAATTACCCTACGATCAAAACACTGGATCAGTACTTTGACTTGATCGAAAAGTACAAAGCCGCGAATCCAACGATTAATGGTCAGCCAACCATCGGTTTCGAGATTATTTCTTACGACTGGCGTTACTTCGCACTGGAGAACCCGCCGCTGTTCCTGGCAGGCTATCCGAACGAGGGAGCTGCTATTATCGACAAAGCCACATTAACGGCGAAGAACTATAATACGATTCCGGAAGCCAAGGCTTATTTTAAAAAGATCAATGAAGTCTACAATAAAGGGCTGGTTGACAACGAGACGTTCACTGCCAATTACGATCAGTACATCTCCAAAATTTCGACTGGACGCGTACTCGGTATGGTCGATCAGGGATGGCAGTTCCTTGACGCCGAGGCTTCTCTTGTCAAACAAAAGCTGTATGAAAGAACGTATGTACCGCTGTCCATTACCTTGTCCGAGGACGTAAAAGGACGGTATCAGCATAAGCCAATCCTGAACGTCAACGGCGGACTTGCCATCACGAAGAGCTGTAAAGATGTGGAGGGAGCACTTCAATACATTAATGACCTGCTCGATCCGGAGATTGAAGTGCTGAGAACATGGGGACAGAAAGATGTAGATTATCAGGTGGATGACAAAGGCGTTTTCTCCCGTAACGAGGAGCAGCGTGCCAATGCCAAAGATCCGGATTGGGTGCTGGCGAACACAGGAAGCCCGCTGGTTTACTTCCCGCACCATGAAGGCATGACAGCAGACGGTAAAAATGCACTGGACCCGAAAGAGCAGCCTGAAGAGTATCTCGCAACACTGAATGATATCGATAAAAAAGTACTCAAAGCCTATGGATATACCAAATTTACGGATTTCCTGGAGCCAGCAGAAGAGAACGAACCATGGTTCCCGATCTATACGTACAATTTCGAACCGAATAAGCCGGAGACCATCGCCAGACAGAAGATGGACGATGTGAAGCGGAAGTGGCTGCCTAAAGTAATCATGACGTCACCAGCCGAGTTCGATAAGACATGGGAGGAATATCAATCGACACTGAAAGAAAGTGCAGATATTAAAGCCTATGAGGATGCACTTACAGAAGAGGTTCGCAGACGTGTAGAGCTGTGGGGATAA
- a CDS encoding response regulator transcription factor, whose product MINVLIVDDEPFIRQGLLLLIDWNALGFQICGQASNGVQALECIRKVQPDLVISDIKMPEMDGMQLAKIIYEQYGGEMKMVLLSGFYEFEYAKQAIKYQVNDYILKPIVKDELLQVLEAFRASFLERTEEKRHQEKQEQIVMVQHVQSILLGSADEETLAHVRTQYGDAAKFRCLMIETESGREQQADWCLHVEASMNQNHAGTVLKSFTGEKNRILHIVTDLLLKQEALSLEQYVTRLYAELSGIQSAAVAIYAGKEVSRLEELHESYYSCSRIKSLRFFSAYGPIYYYEHMDTTVFNNQPAGREKQLFDGLIQAIEEQRIGDIHSHAQAIFQFFLEQRIEPGIVGIHLHYLAYTLLGLVNSDHAQRNPDEEWLQSTFLQENYAMLSMEENIENLCEFSYKCADKLKEQQKWNAMGVLARVEAYIHEHYTENISLKLLGEHFYMNSAYLGQIFKKHYGVSFSDYLNQIRIEEAARLLRRTDYRVYEIAAMVGYRDSDYFINRFEKVRGETPAQYRKRAQAVYTSDSSSCSP is encoded by the coding sequence ATGATCAACGTGCTGATTGTGGACGATGAGCCATTTATTCGCCAAGGACTTCTTTTGCTGATCGATTGGAACGCACTTGGATTTCAGATTTGCGGTCAGGCTTCAAACGGGGTGCAGGCACTCGAATGTATTCGGAAAGTGCAGCCTGACCTTGTCATATCCGACATTAAAATGCCGGAAATGGATGGTATGCAGCTTGCCAAAATTATATATGAACAGTATGGCGGCGAGATGAAGATGGTGCTGCTCAGTGGATTCTATGAGTTTGAGTACGCCAAACAAGCGATTAAGTATCAGGTGAACGATTATATACTTAAACCGATTGTCAAAGACGAGCTGCTGCAGGTGCTGGAGGCATTCAGAGCCTCCTTTTTGGAGAGGACGGAAGAAAAGAGACATCAGGAAAAGCAGGAACAGATTGTTATGGTCCAGCATGTGCAGTCGATCCTGCTTGGATCAGCTGACGAGGAGACTCTTGCCCATGTGCGAACTCAATACGGGGATGCAGCGAAGTTCCGATGTTTGATGATTGAAACGGAGTCTGGACGAGAGCAGCAGGCTGACTGGTGTCTGCACGTGGAAGCGAGTATGAACCAGAATCATGCAGGAACTGTCCTGAAATCCTTTACCGGCGAGAAAAATAGAATACTGCATATAGTCACTGACCTGCTGCTGAAGCAGGAGGCATTATCTTTGGAACAATACGTTACTCGGCTTTATGCGGAGCTGAGCGGCATACAGAGTGCGGCTGTTGCGATCTATGCTGGCAAGGAGGTAAGCAGGCTGGAGGAACTGCATGAATCCTACTATTCCTGCAGCAGGATCAAAAGTTTGCGCTTTTTCAGTGCATATGGTCCGATCTACTATTATGAGCATATGGATACAACTGTTTTTAATAATCAGCCTGCAGGGCGGGAAAAGCAGCTCTTTGATGGACTGATTCAAGCCATTGAGGAACAGCGAATCGGGGATATACACAGTCATGCGCAGGCTATTTTTCAATTTTTTCTGGAACAGCGGATTGAGCCGGGCATTGTGGGCATTCATCTTCATTATTTGGCGTACACCCTGCTCGGCCTGGTTAACAGTGATCATGCGCAGCGGAATCCGGATGAGGAATGGTTGCAGTCCACATTTTTGCAGGAGAACTATGCCATGCTGTCCATGGAAGAAAATATCGAAAATCTATGCGAGTTCTCATACAAATGTGCCGATAAGCTGAAAGAGCAGCAGAAATGGAATGCGATGGGGGTACTTGCCCGGGTTGAAGCTTATATTCATGAGCACTATACGGAAAATATCAGCCTGAAACTGCTCGGAGAGCATTTTTACATGAACAGTGCCTATCTGGGACAGATTTTCAAAAAGCACTATGGGGTAAGTTTCAGTGATTACCTGAATCAGATCCGAATTGAAGAGGCTGCCCGGCTGCTGCGTAGAACCGATTACAGGGTGTATGAGATTGCAGCAATGGTCGGATATCGGGATTCCGATTATTTTATTAACCGCTTCGAGAAAGTCAGGGGAGAGACGCCAGCACAGTATCGAAAAAGGGCACAAGCGGTGTATACTTCGGATTCTTCATCCTGTTCTCCGTAG
- a CDS encoding sensor histidine kinase, which produces MKRRMECKRIQLLDDWSLRTKLYILFIFCVLIPVLATNAVFYQSIKGQIEAKEQSRINEMQQRIRFNLRNSLDNSLYVSNFLYTDATMNRFMESKYRNQEDYYFAYYDMLSGNNLVRYYYSYQQVNQVTFYVDNDTFVNGGNFIKLNDEIRKSEWYQALMNTDEQMMIYSYFDKQQAEMSQSQGGRKVSIIRKLNYFGKQQVEKVLKVDLDYAFINKSFKNEGAGGKIYIVSNDRIIFSNDAQMNQARKPFYLMSDMERDTGESVVSIPVVSENWQIIVRGEKLDFLTEIVDSRFNLMLLIIVNLLVPTLLIWLISRSLVHRVGRIAKHLDQVKQEKFEVIAEAAGRDEIGSLTHSYNMMVIKIRNLIEIVFKGQVERQALEISKKQAELKALQSQVNPHFMFNTLETIRMRSLIKEEHETSDIIQKLALLLRQTINWGNDLVSIQDEIRFVESYLVIQQYRFGEKLQFVIDAADTGILEMKIPKLTVLTFVENACIHGIEGSLNDGVVEVRFQKQNDQLHIMIQDTGVGMEEDKLDVLRNMMLDPSLERLSELSSIGVMNAYIRLRMYFDERVQVDIVSERYKGTTIRIQIPLVQASQG; this is translated from the coding sequence ATGAAACGCAGGATGGAGTGTAAGCGTATTCAGTTACTGGATGATTGGAGTCTTAGAACGAAGCTGTACATATTGTTTATTTTTTGTGTGCTGATACCCGTACTAGCCACGAATGCCGTATTTTATCAAAGTATCAAGGGACAGATCGAAGCAAAAGAGCAGAGCCGGATTAACGAAATGCAGCAGCGGATTCGTTTTAATCTGCGGAACAGTCTGGACAATAGTTTGTACGTATCCAATTTTTTATACACGGATGCCACAATGAACCGGTTTATGGAATCCAAGTACCGCAATCAGGAAGACTATTATTTTGCATATTATGATATGCTGAGCGGCAACAATCTGGTCCGTTATTATTACAGCTACCAGCAGGTGAACCAGGTAACCTTCTACGTAGACAATGATACGTTCGTGAATGGCGGTAATTTCATCAAGCTAAATGATGAGATCCGAAAGAGTGAATGGTATCAGGCGCTGATGAATACGGATGAGCAGATGATGATCTATTCGTACTTTGACAAGCAGCAGGCTGAGATGTCGCAAAGTCAAGGCGGGCGGAAGGTCAGCATTATTCGCAAGCTGAATTATTTCGGAAAACAGCAGGTGGAGAAGGTATTAAAGGTAGACCTCGATTATGCCTTCATCAACAAGTCCTTCAAAAACGAAGGAGCTGGCGGGAAAATATACATCGTTTCAAACGACCGGATTATTTTCTCGAATGACGCACAGATGAATCAAGCACGGAAGCCGTTTTACCTGATGTCCGACATGGAGAGGGATACTGGAGAATCGGTGGTATCCATTCCTGTCGTATCAGAAAATTGGCAGATTATCGTGCGCGGGGAGAAACTGGATTTTCTCACAGAGATCGTTGATTCCAGATTTAATCTGATGCTGCTGATTATTGTTAATCTGCTCGTACCAACGCTGCTCATCTGGCTCATTTCCAGGTCACTTGTTCACCGAGTAGGCCGTATTGCCAAACATCTGGATCAAGTTAAACAGGAGAAATTTGAAGTAATCGCAGAAGCGGCTGGCAGGGATGAGATCGGAAGCCTGACCCACAGCTACAACATGATGGTGATCAAAATCAGGAATCTGATTGAAATTGTATTTAAAGGACAGGTCGAACGGCAGGCGCTGGAAATCTCCAAGAAACAAGCTGAATTAAAGGCGCTGCAGAGCCAGGTCAATCCGCACTTTATGTTTAACACCCTTGAAACGATCCGCATGCGCAGTTTGATCAAGGAAGAACACGAAACCTCGGACATTATTCAGAAGCTCGCGCTGCTGCTGAGGCAGACGATTAATTGGGGCAATGATCTTGTCAGCATTCAGGATGAAATTCGCTTTGTTGAGAGTTATCTGGTGATCCAGCAATACCGTTTTGGGGAGAAGCTGCAGTTCGTTATTGACGCTGCAGATACTGGCATTTTGGAGATGAAAATTCCAAAACTGACGGTATTAACATTTGTAGAGAATGCTTGCATTCATGGCATCGAGGGAAGCTTGAATGATGGTGTCGTGGAAGTCAGGTTTCAGAAACAGAATGACCAACTGCATATCATGATTCAGGATACCGGGGTTGGCATGGAAGAGGACAAGCTGGATGTGCTTCGCAATATGATGCTTGATCCTAGTCTGGAGCGGCTCAGTGAGCTGAGCAGTATCGGGGTTATGAATGCTTATATTCGGCTTCGCATGTATTTTGATGAACGTGTGCAGGTGGACATTGTCAGTGAAAGGTACAAGGGGACTACAATTCGGATACAGATTCCGCTTGTACAAGCATCTCAGGGATAA
- a CDS encoding DNA alkylation repair protein encodes MNINEVMQELEALGKERTKKIYLSNGAHEPLFGVATGAMKPMAKQIKKNQPLAEQLYATGNYDAMYFAGIIADPKAMTQADFDRWMDAAYFYMLSDYVVAVTLAETDIAQEVADQWIASGEELRMSGGWSCYCWLLGSRKDTEFEEDKIKQMLEQAAQTIHTAPERAKIAMNLFIYNVAISYVPLHDLAVQTAKRVGPVEVGLDKPKSKQLSASDNIQKAVDRNQLGFKRKYVRC; translated from the coding sequence ATGAATATCAACGAGGTTATGCAGGAGCTGGAGGCTCTGGGCAAGGAACGTACTAAAAAAATCTATTTGTCTAATGGTGCACATGAACCGCTGTTTGGTGTTGCGACAGGAGCAATGAAACCGATGGCGAAGCAGATCAAGAAAAATCAGCCGCTGGCTGAGCAGCTGTATGCAACAGGCAACTATGATGCCATGTATTTTGCAGGCATTATAGCTGACCCCAAAGCCATGACCCAGGCCGACTTTGATCGCTGGATGGATGCGGCTTATTTCTATATGCTGTCCGATTATGTGGTCGCTGTAACTCTGGCAGAGACAGATATTGCACAAGAGGTTGCGGATCAGTGGATAGCCAGTGGAGAGGAACTGCGAATGTCCGGCGGGTGGAGCTGTTACTGCTGGCTGCTCGGCAGCCGCAAGGATACCGAGTTTGAGGAAGATAAAATTAAACAGATGCTTGAGCAGGCAGCACAAACGATTCACACTGCTCCGGAACGGGCCAAAATAGCGATGAATCTATTTATCTACAATGTCGCGATATCTTATGTTCCGCTGCATGATCTGGCGGTGCAAACGGCCAAAAGAGTGGGCCCGGTTGAGGTAGGCTTGGACAAGCCGAAAAGCAAGCAGTTAAGTGCTTCCGACAATATTCAAAAAGCAGTGGATCGTAATCAGCTTGGTTTCAAGCGCAAATATGTAAGATGTTAA
- the gnpA gene encoding 1,3-beta-galactosyl-N-acetylhexosamine phosphorylase produces the protein MPKSTKGSFTLPGESGYEALTLELAQRWGADVIRDSDGTRLSDEIIQAGYGIYSTICIIRDHNEWASGNQDKLQQCFLITQPKVAVQDYISFYLMEDFFAEQFKVNDSKEALKYWQVYDRTTGQEVPRSQWNYERESGHVVITGIAAWHKYTVSFMVYRIWEEISMYNHTTNNWDKEHLMQIDPIYTDTQTYLLDWMERWCAAHPETTVVRFTSLFYNFAWIWGSDERNRHLFSDWGSYDFTVSSKGLDLFAEKYGYLLTAEDFVNGGKYQVSHMPAGQRKLDWMAFINDFVIEFGQKLIDIVHKHGKLAYVFYDDSWVGMEPYNDRFEEFGFDGMIKCVFSGYEVRMCSGIKVDTHEIRLHPYLFPVGLGGLPTFKEGGNPTLDAKNYWINIRRALLREKIDRIGLGGYLHLVEPYPDFVEYIEKVADEFREIKELHQAGKPVQLQTRVAVLHSWGRLRSWTLSGHFHETYMHDLIHVNEALSGLPVNVRFIDFEDIRQGVLSEVDVVINAGRAGSAWSGGEQWRDTACVDQLTRWVHDGGTFIGINQPSAVEGYDTFFRMAHVLGVDEDTGARVVHGKWAYDVQDRHDLIPEGAAVTGNPQLYLTDGTAEVLQKTGGDIALSVHAFGKGHGIYLSSFEFNWANARLLLNLVHFGGNELHNTKYITDNMVTECAYYPESGKLVVINNSDEAQTTTIETDHGMQTLHIAPFDTIITRIGAQASV, from the coding sequence TTGCCGAAATCGACCAAAGGCTCTTTCACGTTACCGGGAGAATCCGGTTATGAAGCGCTGACGCTGGAGCTGGCCCAGCGATGGGGAGCCGATGTGATTCGTGACAGTGACGGGACGAGATTGTCGGATGAGATTATTCAAGCCGGATACGGCATTTATTCGACCATCTGCATCATTCGGGATCATAATGAATGGGCGTCGGGAAACCAAGATAAGCTGCAGCAGTGCTTTCTGATTACACAGCCGAAGGTGGCCGTGCAGGATTATATCTCCTTCTATCTGATGGAAGATTTTTTTGCCGAACAATTCAAGGTCAACGATTCGAAGGAAGCGTTAAAGTATTGGCAGGTATATGACCGAACGACGGGACAGGAAGTGCCGAGAAGCCAGTGGAATTACGAAAGGGAATCCGGCCACGTGGTCATAACCGGCATTGCGGCCTGGCATAAATACACGGTAAGTTTCATGGTTTATCGTATATGGGAAGAAATCTCCATGTATAACCACACGACCAACAACTGGGACAAGGAACACCTGATGCAGATCGATCCCATTTATACGGATACACAGACGTATCTGCTGGATTGGATGGAACGGTGGTGCGCTGCGCATCCGGAAACAACGGTTGTCCGGTTTACCTCGCTTTTCTATAATTTTGCCTGGATATGGGGTAGTGATGAGCGGAACCGTCATCTGTTCTCCGACTGGGGTTCATATGATTTCACGGTAAGTTCAAAAGGGCTAGATCTTTTTGCCGAAAAATATGGCTATTTACTCACAGCTGAAGATTTTGTGAATGGAGGCAAATATCAGGTCAGCCATATGCCTGCGGGGCAGCGAAAGCTGGATTGGATGGCGTTCATCAACGATTTTGTCATTGAATTCGGCCAAAAACTGATTGATATCGTACATAAGCATGGCAAACTTGCCTATGTCTTCTATGATGACAGCTGGGTAGGCATGGAGCCGTACAACGATCGTTTTGAAGAGTTTGGCTTCGATGGCATGATCAAATGTGTTTTCTCCGGGTATGAGGTCAGAATGTGCTCGGGGATCAAGGTGGACACACACGAGATTCGTCTTCACCCGTACCTGTTCCCTGTGGGTCTGGGCGGATTACCAACTTTTAAAGAGGGAGGAAATCCGACGCTGGATGCCAAAAACTACTGGATCAACATTCGGCGTGCATTGCTGCGCGAGAAGATTGACCGGATTGGACTGGGTGGATATCTGCATTTGGTGGAGCCGTATCCTGATTTCGTGGAATATATCGAGAAGGTCGCGGACGAGTTCAGGGAGATCAAGGAGCTGCATCAGGCAGGTAAACCCGTTCAGCTTCAAACCAGGGTAGCTGTACTGCACAGCTGGGGCAGGTTGAGATCGTGGACGCTGTCAGGACATTTCCATGAGACCTATATGCATGATCTCATTCATGTGAATGAAGCATTATCCGGGCTGCCGGTAAACGTTCGGTTTATTGATTTTGAGGATATACGTCAGGGCGTGCTCAGTGAGGTGGATGTGGTCATTAATGCGGGCCGTGCGGGTTCTGCGTGGAGTGGCGGAGAACAATGGCGAGACACGGCATGTGTAGATCAGCTCACCCGTTGGGTGCACGACGGAGGCACGTTCATTGGCATCAACCAGCCGTCTGCGGTGGAAGGGTACGATACCTTTTTCCGAATGGCTCATGTGCTCGGGGTTGATGAGGACACCGGTGCGCGTGTGGTGCATGGAAAATGGGCGTATGACGTTCAGGATCGGCATGATCTTATACCGGAAGGTGCGGCAGTGACAGGCAATCCGCAGCTGTATCTGACGGATGGAACGGCCGAGGTACTGCAGAAGACAGGAGGAGATATTGCGTTGTCTGTTCATGCGTTTGGTAAGGGGCATGGGATCTATCTGTCCTCGTTCGAGTTCAACTGGGCGAATGCCAGGCTGCTGCTGAATCTGGTCCACTTTGGCGGTAATGAGCTGCACAATACCAAGTATATTACGGATAATATGGTTACCGAGTGTGCGTATTATCCCGAGAGCGGCAAGCTGGTTGTCATCAACAACAGCGATGAAGCGCAGACGACCACGATTGAAACAGATCACGGTATGCAGACGCTGCATATCGCTCCATTTGATACGATTATCACCCGAATTGGGGCGCAGGCATCGGTGTGA
- a CDS encoding AraC family transcriptional regulator, protein MPKPKKPVIEYRHYSLPIDFPVLLLSGERWKISDIKSEHLHFHNHMEIGICYSDGGVMEIKGECVPFRAGDVTFLPRYLPHTTYSSPNNASRWAYLFFSPEELFQHALKMPHGNMEPNLRTIRADRCVLHKDQYPKVYTLASSIVEEIQQQSPFYRESAYGLLMSLYIELLRIHAGDELGSNPERKPEQAREQEMQGRQPDLVISPALEFITRSYMMPVTIDELAELCHLSTTHFRRKFHEIMGTTPLDFLNSTRVEEACKRLKSTDASVLSISEQVGFRSISSFNRCFARLMGESPKAWRTGTHVEAPSAKASILAFTGWV, encoded by the coding sequence ATGCCCAAACCTAAGAAACCTGTCATTGAATACCGTCATTACAGCCTGCCCATCGATTTTCCCGTACTGCTGCTCAGCGGGGAACGCTGGAAAATATCCGATATCAAGAGTGAGCATCTGCATTTCCATAATCATATGGAGATCGGCATTTGTTACTCCGATGGAGGGGTGATGGAGATTAAAGGGGAATGCGTTCCATTCCGGGCAGGAGACGTGACATTTCTTCCCCGCTATCTGCCGCATACCACTTACAGTTCACCTAATAACGCAAGCAGGTGGGCTTATCTCTTTTTTTCACCAGAAGAGCTGTTCCAGCATGCTTTAAAGATGCCTCACGGTAATATGGAGCCGAATCTCCGGACCATTCGAGCAGACCGCTGTGTGCTGCATAAAGATCAATATCCGAAAGTCTATACGCTGGCATCTTCCATTGTGGAAGAAATACAGCAGCAGTCCCCTTTCTACCGGGAAAGCGCGTATGGGCTGTTAATGTCACTCTACATCGAGCTGCTGCGTATTCATGCCGGCGATGAGCTCGGCTCTAATCCGGAGAGGAAGCCAGAACAGGCACGGGAACAGGAGATGCAGGGCCGTCAACCTGACCTCGTCATCTCACCTGCCCTGGAGTTCATTACGAGAAGTTACATGATGCCTGTGACGATTGACGAGCTTGCAGAGCTATGTCACCTGAGCACCACTCATTTCCGCCGTAAATTCCATGAGATTATGGGGACGACACCGCTTGATTTTCTTAACAGCACAAGGGTCGAAGAGGCCTGCAAACGATTAAAAAGTACCGATGCCTCCGTGCTGTCGATCTCCGAGCAGGTTGGCTTCCGCTCCATCTCCAGCTTTAACCGCTGTTTCGCCAGGTTAATGGGCGAGTCACCGAAAGCATGGCGAACAGGAACGCATGTGGAAGCCCCCTCCGCCAAAGCGTCTATATTGGCATTTACAGGCTGGGTTTGA